The Clarias gariepinus isolate MV-2021 ecotype Netherlands chromosome 7, CGAR_prim_01v2, whole genome shotgun sequence genome includes a window with the following:
- the LOC128528029 gene encoding extracellular calcium-sensing receptor-like yields the protein MLFAIEEINNRTDILPGVKLGYKIYDSCESVEITTRASLFLVNGNGKKNSCAKPDTVQAIIGQTSSSPTIAIAATVGPVQIPVISHFATCACLSDRKKYLSFFRTVPSDYYQSRALAKLVKHFGWTWVGALCSDNDYGNNGINEFIIAAKELGICVEYSMPFFRTYPREKILGVVEIIKASTSKVIVAFVSYSDFGVLLKEMALQNLTGFQWIGSESWISTINPAIAEWQHLLIGSMGFAMPKAQIKGLAEYLTKLNPTSDAAIFKELWETIFECKLSTQATVDMKGMCKGNESLSQVQNLYTDVSELRVANNVYKAVYAVAYALHNRYSCLNRDSGQEGPTPCTNITDNKPWQVVSELKKLNFTSPTGEDVHFDENGDPAARYELLNWQQSKDGKTVFVKVGFYDGSSQTHLQLSLNNISIAWVNNKPQVPVSMCSPSCPPGTRKAVKKGKPICCFDCIPCAEGEISNRTDSITCMKCSPELWSNDKKDECVLKLVEFLSFEEIMGIILVSFSLLGVSFTVCIAVIFFKHRDTPIVRANNSELSFLLLFSLFLCFLCSLTFIGQPSAWSCMLRHTAFGTTFVLCISCVLGKTVVVLMAFRATLPGSNVMKWFGPLQQRLSVLAFTFVQVIICVLWLIISPPFPYKNMKYYKEKIILECNVGSAVGFWSALGYIGLLSVLCFILAFLARKLPDNFNEAKFITFSILIFCAVWITFIPAYVSSPGKFTVAVEIFAILTSSFGLLLCIFLPKCYIIILKPERNTKKQIIGKGAGK from the exons ATGTTATTTGCCATTGAGGAAATCAACAACAGAACTGATATTCTTCCTGGAGTCAAACTAGGGTATAAAATCTATGATTCATGTGAATCAGTAGAAATAACAACAAGAGCCTCACTGTTCTTAGTCAAtggcaatggaaaaaaaaattcttgtgcCAAACCTGATACAGTTCAAGCAATCATAGGACAAACATCATCAAGCCCCACTATTGCCATTGCTGCTACTGTGGGACCTGTGCAAATACCTGTG ATCAGTCATTTTGCAACATGTGCATGCTTAAGTGACAGGAAAAAATATTTGTCATTCTTCAGAACAGTTCCCAGTGATTATTACCAGAGCAGAGCTTTGGCTAAGTTAGTCAAGCATTTTGGCTGGACATGGGTAGGGGCCCTATGCAGTGATAATGACTATGGGAACAATGGCATTAATGAATTTATCATTGCAGCCAAGGAACTGGGAATATGTGTTGAATACTCTATGCCATTCTTTAGGACATATCCCAGAGAAAAGATTTTGGGAGTAGTTGAGATAATAAAGGCATCAACCTCAAAGGTTATTGTAGCTTTTGTTTCTTATTCTGACTTTGGGGTTCTTCTAAAAGAAATGGCTTTACAGAACTTGACTGGGTTTCAGTGGATTGGAAGTGAGTCCTGGATCTCTACTATTAACCCAGCAATTGCAGAATGGCAACATCTTCTGATAGGATCCATGGGTTTTGCTATGCCAAAAGCTCAAATCAAAGGCTTAGCAGAATATCTGACTAAACTTAATCCGACCTCTGATGCagctatttttaaagaattgtggGAGACAATATTTGAATGTAAGCTTTCCACACAAGCAACTGTTGACATGAAAGGAATGTGCAAAGGCAATGAAAGTCTCAGTCAAGTTCAAAACCTTTATACCGATGTTTCGGAATTACGAGTTGCAAATAATGTGTACAAGGCTGTGTATGCTGTGGCTTATGCTCTGCATAACAGATATAGCTGTTTAAATAGGGACAGTGGGCAAGAAGGGCCTACTCCATGTACAAACATAACAGATAACAAACCATGGCAG GTAGTCAGTGAGTTGAAGAAACTCAATTTCACCTCTCCTACTGGAGAGGATGTACATTTTGATGAAAATGGAGACCCAGCAGCAAGGTATGAACTGCTCAATTGGCAGCAAAGCAAGGATGGTAAAACAGTATTTGTTAAAGTAGGCTTCTATGATGGGTCTTCGCAGACACACCTTCAGCTGTCACTGAACAACATCAGTATAGCCTGGGTCAATAACAAACCACAg gtACCAGTCTCTATGTGTAGTCCAAGTTGCCCCCCTGGCACCAGGAAGGCTGTTAAGAAAGGAAAACCAATCTGTTGCTTTGACTGTATACCATGTGCAGAGGGAGAAATCAGTAACAGAACAG ATTCTATAACTTGCATGAAGTGCTCACCTGAACTGTGGTCTAATGACAAGAAAGACGAATGTGTCCTAAAGCTAGTGGAATTCCTGTCATTTGAGGAAATAATGGGGATCATTCTTGTATCATTTTCCTTATTAGGAGTATCTTTCACTGTCTGCATTGctgtaattttctttaaacacaGAGACACACCAATTGTTAGGGCCAACAATTCTGAACTGAGCTTTTTGTTGCTCTTCTCACTATTTCTGTGTTTCCTCTGTTCACTTACATTTATTGGTCAGCCCTCTGCATGGTCATGTATGCTGCGTCACACAGCATTTGGCACCACATTTGTCCTCTGTATCTCTTGTGTACTGGGGAAAACAGTAGTTGTGTTAATGGCCTTTAGGGCTACACTTCCAGGCAGTAATGTAATGAAATGGTTTGGTCCTTTACAGCAGAGACTCAGTGTACTTGCCTTCACTTTTGTACAGGTCATTATTTGTGTCTTGTGGTTAATAATATCCCCTCCATTTCCTTACAAAAATATGAAGTACTACAAGGAAAAGATCATATTAGAATGTAATGTAGGCTCTGCTGTAGGTTTTTGGTCTGCACTGGGTTATATAGGACTTCtgtctgttttgtgttttattttggcttTTCTGGCCCGGAAGCTGCCTGATAATTTCAATGAAGCCAAATTCATCACGTTCAGCATACTTATATTCTGTGCAGTCTGGATCACCTTTATTCCTGCTTATGTCAGCTCTCCTGGAAAATTCACTGTAGCTGTAGAGATATTCGCCATCTTAACATCAAGCTTTGGATTATTACTTTGCATATTTCTTCCAAAGTGTTATATAATCATACTGAAGCCAGAGAGGAATACTAAAAAGCAAATTATAGGTAAAGGAGCTGGTAAATGA